The following are encoded together in the Roseobacter denitrificans OCh 114 genome:
- a CDS encoding phage tail protein yields MADDGSAQTTAIWPLPKFHFQVKWDDTELAFQEVSGLDIESEPLEYRAGNNPVFSKIKMPGMIKYSNITMKKGVFVKDNALFDWFAEIKMNVIKRKAITISLLDEAQAPTMVWKVQNAFPIKVTGTDLKAEGNEVAVESIEIAHEGFVIENA; encoded by the coding sequence ATGGCAGATGATGGCTCCGCCCAAACAACGGCAATCTGGCCGCTTCCCAAGTTCCATTTTCAGGTGAAATGGGACGATACGGAACTGGCGTTTCAGGAGGTTTCCGGTCTCGACATCGAGTCCGAGCCGCTGGAATATCGCGCGGGCAACAACCCGGTTTTTTCCAAGATCAAGATGCCGGGCATGATCAAATACAGCAATATCACCATGAAAAAAGGCGTATTTGTCAAAGACAATGCTTTGTTTGACTGGTTTGCAGAGATCAAGATGAACGTGATCAAGCGCAAGGCGATCACGATTTCCTTGCTGGATGAAGCGCAAGCGCCGACGATGGTATGGAAGGTTCAAAACGCCTTTCCCATCAAGGTCACGGGCACGGATCTGAAAGCCGAGGGCAATGAGGTCGCGGTGGAAAGCATCGAGATCGCGCACGAAGGCTTTGTCATCGAGAACGCCTGA
- a CDS encoding phage tail sheath C-terminal domain-containing protein — MVMKTPGVYIVEKNAFPNSVVQVATAVPAFIGYTEKAVNGNVSLHETPMKINSISEYHNYFGGASEPLFAIKPFEERKSAQPYGDDADMATAAELPQAVFTVDGPAGPMKYELIQTNTAFTLYSAMRAFFLNGGGTCYVTSIGSYKDQIDAQKMLNAITRLEKEPEPTMLVIPETTRLTRQNSLKVQQQMLAHCGFKMKNRFAILDIHGGYLDERSPRGDPIKCFRNDAGTNYLDYGAAYYPWLDSAVYQSRDFTFENIELKKYRNVFISLLKSSVKMDKTIVPEILKVGTAVVSGDFTVSVTKGGVSVIKNSDIHAADDLADAKELKYKVVGAPKNAMDTEALTELTNNMKGKIVLGAKNATDDALKEAAPVYDFTQDDIDSGKVRYVHTGDTSDKGFFELIITDNEGVQTSARKIAVLIGSDVLALPDVKKKKTISIPVDEDGVTIENVVLLGADEIDPVAVKKDNDAVQQALAAVDALPPDATDAAKAEAAKTLEDAEAAAILAVKDKKLTRKDIGVWEVDGTQAIKFTPDPALDRAETSVRYKFMTADGLSAPKEIKILVDGIVATDTTEDQAAKTTDKTMRVLVPLYTDVMNAITKYMNTMPPAAAMAGIYTAVDNTRGVWKAPANVSVAGVTGPMVNIDHAQQENLNVSTTGKSINAIRPFVGEGTLVWGARTLDGNSLDWRYINVRRTMIMIEESIRLAAKAYVFEPNTAQTWVTIRSMIENFLTSVWKAGGLAGAVPTDAFSVQVGLGQTMTPVDILEGKLLITVLVAVSRPAEFIEITFQQQMQKS, encoded by the coding sequence ATGGTCATGAAAACCCCCGGCGTCTACATTGTCGAAAAGAACGCCTTTCCCAACTCCGTCGTACAGGTCGCCACGGCCGTTCCGGCGTTTATCGGCTATACAGAAAAAGCGGTGAACGGAAACGTCTCCTTGCACGAGACCCCGATGAAGATCAATTCGATCTCGGAGTATCACAACTACTTTGGCGGCGCGTCCGAGCCTCTCTTCGCAATCAAGCCCTTCGAAGAACGCAAATCCGCACAGCCCTACGGTGACGATGCTGACATGGCCACAGCGGCTGAGTTGCCGCAGGCCGTCTTTACGGTCGACGGCCCGGCAGGGCCCATGAAATACGAACTGATCCAGACAAATACCGCCTTTACGCTTTACAGCGCCATGCGCGCGTTTTTCCTGAATGGGGGCGGTACGTGTTATGTAACCTCCATCGGGTCTTACAAGGACCAGATCGACGCGCAAAAGATGCTCAATGCGATCACGCGGCTGGAAAAAGAACCCGAACCGACGATGCTGGTCATTCCGGAAACCACGCGCCTGACCCGTCAGAATTCGCTCAAGGTGCAGCAGCAGATGCTGGCCCATTGCGGCTTCAAGATGAAAAACCGTTTTGCGATCCTCGATATTCATGGCGGTTATCTGGATGAGCGCAGCCCGCGCGGCGATCCGATCAAATGTTTCCGCAATGACGCAGGTACAAACTATCTCGACTATGGGGCGGCCTATTACCCATGGCTCGACAGCGCGGTCTACCAGTCGCGCGATTTCACATTTGAAAACATCGAACTGAAGAAATACCGCAACGTTTTCATCTCATTGCTCAAGTCCAGCGTCAAAATGGACAAGACCATCGTGCCGGAAATCCTGAAAGTCGGGACAGCGGTCGTATCCGGTGACTTCACCGTTTCCGTCACCAAGGGCGGCGTATCCGTCATCAAGAATTCGGACATCCACGCAGCCGATGATCTGGCCGATGCCAAAGAGCTGAAATACAAAGTCGTCGGTGCGCCAAAGAATGCGATGGATACAGAGGCGCTCACCGAGTTGACAAATAACATGAAGGGCAAAATCGTCCTTGGTGCGAAAAATGCCACGGATGACGCGCTGAAAGAAGCGGCACCGGTCTATGACTTTACGCAAGACGACATCGACAGCGGAAAGGTACGCTACGTTCACACGGGCGACACAAGCGACAAGGGCTTTTTCGAACTGATCATCACGGACAACGAGGGCGTGCAGACATCTGCCCGAAAGATCGCCGTCTTGATCGGCAGCGATGTGCTCGCTTTGCCGGATGTCAAAAAGAAGAAAACCATAAGCATCCCCGTCGATGAAGATGGTGTGACCATCGAGAACGTGGTTCTGCTGGGCGCGGATGAGATAGACCCCGTTGCCGTCAAAAAGGACAATGACGCCGTCCAGCAGGCGCTTGCGGCGGTTGATGCATTGCCCCCGGATGCGACAGATGCCGCCAAGGCGGAGGCTGCCAAAACACTGGAGGACGCCGAAGCTGCGGCAATCCTTGCGGTCAAGGACAAAAAACTGACGCGCAAGGATATCGGTGTTTGGGAAGTCGACGGCACGCAGGCCATCAAGTTTACGCCTGACCCTGCCCTTGATCGGGCAGAGACATCCGTGCGCTACAAATTCATGACCGCCGACGGACTATCCGCCCCCAAGGAGATCAAGATTCTTGTGGACGGTATCGTGGCAACCGACACGACCGAAGATCAGGCGGCAAAGACGACAGACAAAACCATGCGCGTATTGGTCCCGCTTTACACCGATGTGATGAACGCCATCACCAAATACATGAACACCATGCCACCAGCAGCGGCGATGGCGGGGATTTACACGGCCGTGGATAACACCCGCGGCGTCTGGAAGGCCCCAGCGAATGTGTCCGTTGCCGGGGTGACAGGCCCCATGGTCAATATCGACCATGCACAACAGGAAAACCTGAACGTGTCGACAACCGGTAAATCGATCAACGCGATCCGTCCCTTTGTGGGCGAAGGCACGTTGGTCTGGGGCGCGCGCACGCTTGACGGCAACTCGCTGGACTGGCGCTACATCAACGTGCGTCGCACCATGATCATGATCGAGGAATCCATCCGGCTGGCCGCCAAGGCCTATGTGTTCGAACCCAACACGGCGCAGACATGGGTGACGATCCGGTCGATGATCGAAAACTTCCTGACCTCGGTCTGGAAAGCGGGCGGTCTTGCCGGTGCGGTGCCGACGGATGCGTTCAGTGTCCAAGTCGGTCTGGGTCAGACGATGACGCCGGTGGATATTCTGGAAGGCAAGCTGCTGATCACCGTTCTGGTGGCCGTCTCGCGCCCTGCGGAATTCATCGAAATCACGTTCCAGCAACAAATGCAGAAATCATAA
- a CDS encoding phage tail protein — MDPLSPPVAFHFSVMFVGGTPPVSDTAFQEVSGLESGLETEALVEGGENRFVHQLPKPLKQGNLKLKRGMTPADSGLVKWCKATIENDLSKPIEPKDITVSLLNEERDPVAVWSIGNAYPVKWTVGGFDAMKNELAVETIELAYTTLKRKT, encoded by the coding sequence ATGGACCCGCTTAGCCCGCCTGTCGCGTTTCATTTTTCGGTCATGTTCGTGGGCGGTACGCCGCCCGTGTCGGATACGGCATTTCAGGAGGTGTCAGGGCTCGAAAGTGGCCTTGAGACCGAAGCGCTGGTGGAAGGCGGCGAGAACCGCTTTGTCCACCAACTGCCCAAGCCGCTGAAACAGGGCAACCTCAAGCTCAAGCGCGGGATGACGCCTGCGGACAGTGGTCTGGTGAAATGGTGCAAGGCCACGATCGAAAACGATCTGTCGAAACCGATCGAACCCAAGGACATTACGGTGTCGTTGTTGAATGAAGAGCGTGACCCGGTGGCCGTCTGGTCCATCGGGAACGCCTATCCGGTCAAGTGGACAGTAGGAGGATTTGACGCGATGAAAAACGAACTGGCCGTCGAAACAATCGAACTGGCCTATACCACCCTGAAGAGGAAAACCTGA
- a CDS encoding PAAR domain-containing protein — translation MPPAARLTDMQTCPMVTGIVPHVGGPIAGPGEATVLIAKMPAAVVGDNCICVGPPATIVKGSATVMIGGKPAARMGDTTSHGGSILVGAPTVIIGG, via the coding sequence ATGCCACCAGCAGCAAGACTAACCGATATGCAGACCTGTCCGATGGTGACAGGCATTGTTCCACATGTGGGCGGCCCCATTGCCGGCCCCGGAGAGGCGACCGTTCTGATCGCCAAGATGCCGGCGGCTGTGGTCGGGGACAATTGCATTTGCGTCGGCCCGCCTGCGACCATCGTAAAGGGATCGGCAACCGTGATGATCGGCGGCAAACCGGCCGCGCGCATGGGTGATACCACATCGCACGGGGGCAGCATCTTGGTCGGCGCACCAACCGTGATCATAGGGGGCTGA
- a CDS encoding GPW/gp25 family protein, with translation MSENDPGFLGRGWHFPPTFDKATGEVEMVQAEPDIEESLCILMATRPGERIMQPAYGCRLHDYVFETNDGETEAAIETAIRQAILFFEPRITLHEVSVDTTDWLGGKMRVSLDYTVDQTNSRSNMVYPFYVHEGTLVADTPMLAI, from the coding sequence ATGTCAGAGAATGATCCGGGGTTTCTGGGACGCGGCTGGCATTTCCCGCCTACCTTCGACAAAGCAACCGGCGAGGTTGAGATGGTTCAGGCCGAACCGGACATCGAAGAAAGCCTTTGTATCCTGATGGCGACCCGCCCCGGGGAACGGATCATGCAGCCTGCCTACGGCTGCCGCCTGCACGACTATGTGTTCGAGACAAACGACGGGGAAACAGAGGCCGCAATCGAAACGGCCATCCGTCAGGCCATATTGTTTTTCGAACCCCGCATCACCCTGCATGAGGTCAGTGTGGATACAACCGACTGGTTGGGTGGCAAGATGCGCGTGTCATTGGACTATACCGTGGATCAGACAAATTCACGTTCCAACATGGTGTATCCATTCTATGTCCACGAAGGCACCTTGGTGGCCGATACCCCCATGCTGGCGATTTAG
- the vgrG gene encoding type VI secretion system tip protein VgrG, with product MPASPLDNSDGPLTISVKADGSEVPDDLAIQAMYITHELNRIPEATVIVQSDSVEIDEFEELDNSLFGLGAEIEIRAGFGDSGYQQLFKGIVTSQRARLDAQQGARLEVLCRDKALKLTETRSSARYEDMNDGDVMKAIITDAGLKSAVEKVKTGAGTQLRIGATDWDFLRLLADRNGFVVSVKEGEIKVAKPDSSVAPALLVTFGMDIIDFDISLETNRTIKNAVQDAWDEASQERVTGPSNYKPKLSFGDTKYSDFAENLGDRTHKVSTSREVDASDLKEMANARVIRSELAAVSGSISFPGCGEISPLDVLEISNTGKRFGGKGLVTAVSHMIEAGKWTSQTRLGLPPDWTSDSFGLAAPAAEAITTPIHGLQIGKVVQLADDPLGKQRILISLPMIGPEGSDVWARYAQPYASDGAGIQFLPEVGDEVIVAFLNADPNAPIIVGSLHNEKAKRPETETEENHIKTIVTREKLKVIFDEEKKIITVETPGGHKLVMDDDESSFSMQDMNGNFIKMDSSGIALKSDKDITLTATGKIEAKATMDATLSGQNVTCEGQIGFTGSGGATAEVSAGGQTKIEGGMVMIN from the coding sequence ATGCCAGCAAGTCCATTAGACAATTCCGACGGCCCGCTTACCATCTCTGTGAAAGCGGACGGGTCGGAAGTGCCTGACGATCTGGCGATACAGGCGATGTACATCACACATGAGCTTAACCGCATTCCCGAGGCGACGGTTATCGTGCAATCGGACTCCGTGGAAATTGACGAGTTCGAAGAACTGGACAACTCCCTGTTTGGATTGGGCGCCGAGATTGAAATCAGAGCCGGGTTTGGCGATTCCGGGTATCAGCAGCTTTTCAAGGGCATCGTGACCTCCCAACGCGCGCGCCTTGACGCACAACAGGGCGCAAGGCTCGAAGTCCTGTGTCGCGACAAGGCGCTCAAGCTGACGGAAACACGCAGTTCCGCCCGTTATGAAGACATGAACGATGGCGACGTGATGAAAGCTATCATCACCGATGCCGGGCTGAAGAGTGCCGTCGAAAAAGTCAAGACCGGAGCGGGCACGCAACTGCGCATTGGCGCGACTGACTGGGACTTTCTGCGCTTGCTTGCAGATCGGAACGGGTTCGTGGTGTCCGTCAAGGAAGGTGAAATCAAAGTCGCCAAGCCCGACAGTTCCGTCGCGCCAGCGCTGCTGGTGACGTTCGGCATGGACATCATCGATTTCGACATCTCACTGGAAACCAACCGCACGATCAAAAACGCCGTACAGGATGCATGGGACGAAGCGAGCCAGGAACGCGTGACTGGCCCAAGCAATTACAAACCAAAGCTCAGTTTTGGTGATACCAAGTATAGCGACTTCGCGGAAAACCTTGGGGACAGGACGCATAAGGTCAGCACGTCACGCGAAGTGGATGCATCGGATCTCAAGGAGATGGCCAACGCCCGGGTTATCCGCTCAGAACTGGCGGCCGTATCCGGGAGCATCTCGTTTCCGGGGTGTGGTGAAATCTCGCCGCTGGATGTGCTTGAAATTTCCAATACCGGGAAACGCTTCGGCGGCAAGGGTCTGGTCACGGCAGTGTCCCACATGATCGAAGCGGGCAAGTGGACGTCACAAACCCGGCTCGGATTGCCACCTGACTGGACCAGCGACAGCTTTGGTCTTGCAGCGCCCGCGGCTGAGGCGATAACAACCCCGATCCATGGCCTTCAGATTGGTAAAGTTGTTCAACTGGCCGATGATCCCCTGGGCAAGCAGCGCATTCTTATCTCTCTGCCGATGATAGGGCCTGAAGGATCGGATGTCTGGGCGCGCTATGCGCAACCCTATGCGTCTGACGGGGCGGGCATCCAGTTTCTGCCGGAGGTGGGCGACGAGGTGATCGTGGCCTTCCTGAATGCGGACCCCAACGCGCCGATAATCGTCGGATCACTGCACAACGAAAAAGCCAAGCGCCCTGAGACGGAAACCGAAGAAAACCACATCAAGACAATTGTGACGCGCGAAAAGCTGAAGGTGATCTTTGATGAGGAAAAGAAGATCATCACGGTCGAGACCCCGGGCGGTCACAAGCTGGTCATGGATGACGACGAGAGCAGTTTCAGCATGCAAGACATGAACGGCAATTTCATCAAGATGGACAGTTCGGGCATCGCGCTGAAATCGGACAAGGATATCACCCTGACCGCAACAGGCAAAATAGAGGCCAAGGCGACGATGGACGCAACCCTATCCGGTCAGAACGTGACCTGCGAAGGGCAGATCGGGTTTACCGGCTCTGGCGGTGCGACGGCCGAGGTATCGGCGGGCGGTCAGACAAAGATCGAAGGCGGTATGGTGATGATAAACTGA